The Chryseobacterium indicum genome includes a window with the following:
- a CDS encoding DUF2911 domain-containing protein, producing the protein MKNTLDKEISVQGKKLPAGKYSFFLIPRESGTWAAIFNKEPKQWGAHKYEQAKNALL; encoded by the coding sequence GTGAAAAATACGCTGGATAAAGAAATTAGCGTTCAGGGTAAAAAACTTCCTGCCGGAAAGTACAGCTTTTTCTTGATTCCTAGAGAAAGCGGAACTTGGGCTGCTATCTTCAACAAAGAGCCAAAACAATGGGGCGCTCACAAATACGAACAGGCAAAAAATGCTTTACTGTAG
- a CDS encoding DUF6150 family protein, which translates to MARIYQTESMGEARIRVAIVSRGDADLLVHRVASWGLAHGDAHWFITRNKQDADFLIFFTSPGMADLKICFVDSQGEAGWQKESRYKGRLAR; encoded by the coding sequence ATGGCAAGAATATATCAGACCGAATCTATGGGAGAAGCACGTATAAGAGTTGCGATTGTAAGCAGGGGAGATGCAGATTTATTGGTTCATAGGGTTGCTTCCTGGGGATTGGCTCATGGGGATGCACATTGGTTTATCACTCGTAATAAACAAGATGCTGATTTTTTGATATTCTTTACTTCTCCGGGAATGGCGGATCTAAAAATCTGCTTTGTAGACTCTCAAGGTGAAGCAGGATGGCAGAAGGAAAGCCGATATAAGGGAAGATTAGCTAGATAG
- a CDS encoding helix-turn-helix domain-containing protein: MKHYKTLTDLHSDNGWSAPESPLFSVIGCLSECTLGNREFTTDGYIIAFKKIKSGVFMYGRTPYDHNNGSLFFAKPRQIIEMKDLHFEENGYMLLIHEDYLKGHELFSTIEQYSFFDYEVTEALHLSPKEEQIILELKDKIQKEYFNNPDEYSREIILSHISSILKYAQRFYKRQFVDHSQIKGKMISKFNAALKNYINEGQLEHNGLPTVAQLAEQLFVSPRYLSDLLKQETGKTAMELIHIFLISEAKNLLRLKEKRITEIAFQLGFENASYFTRLFKKQTGMKPMEFKNMSLN, from the coding sequence ATGAAACACTATAAAACCCTGACAGATCTTCATTCAGATAACGGATGGAGCGCTCCGGAAAGTCCGCTTTTCAGTGTAATCGGCTGTCTGTCCGAATGCACTTTAGGGAATCGGGAATTCACGACAGATGGCTATATTATTGCTTTTAAGAAAATAAAATCGGGCGTTTTTATGTATGGAAGAACGCCGTATGATCACAACAATGGCAGTCTGTTTTTCGCAAAGCCGCGACAAATTATCGAAATGAAAGATTTGCATTTTGAAGAAAATGGCTATATGCTGCTGATTCATGAAGATTATCTTAAGGGCCACGAGCTTTTCAGTACAATAGAGCAATACAGCTTTTTTGATTATGAAGTGACGGAAGCGCTCCATCTTTCCCCAAAAGAAGAGCAGATTATTCTGGAACTAAAGGATAAAATTCAGAAAGAATATTTTAATAATCCGGACGAATACAGCCGTGAGATTATTCTTAGCCATATTTCATCCATTCTGAAATATGCACAGCGGTTTTACAAAAGACAATTTGTCGATCATTCCCAGATAAAAGGAAAAATGATTTCGAAATTTAACGCCGCCTTAAAGAATTACATCAATGAAGGTCAATTGGAGCATAACGGACTTCCCACTGTTGCACAATTAGCAGAGCAGCTTTTTGTTTCTCCACGTTATCTCAGCGATTTATTGAAACAGGAAACAGGAAAAACGGCAATGGAGCTCATTCATATTTTTCTGATTTCCGAAGCCAAAAATCTTTTAAGACTTAAAGAAAAACGCATTACAGAAATTGCTTTTCAGCTTGGTTTCGAAAATGCATCCTACTTCACGAGACTGTTTAAAAAACAGACAGGAATGAAGCCCATGGAATTTAAAAACATGAGTTTGAATTAA
- a CDS encoding alpha/beta fold hydrolase, translating into MKTALTAETQFADINHNKIAYRRFGEGTPLFFINRFRGILDTWDPLFVDALAEKNTVILFDYPGIGNSEGELPLNIFQVAETVPALADYLGIDKFNVLGWSYGGLVTQTVMFQNPERVLKTVLIGTNPPGENKIAIEPVFYEHALKPENNLEDEYYLFFEPASEKSRKAAKESHDRIAQRLNRALIPSTTELFQRYFAGSGSFKEDQLNFREGYKTLKTPVLVISGDHDISFATENWFPLMKNAPTMQHIILNDAGHGPQHQYPEITADYINLFLHK; encoded by the coding sequence ATGAAAACAGCATTAACAGCAGAAACCCAGTTTGCAGACATTAACCATAATAAAATTGCCTATCGCAGATTCGGAGAAGGAACGCCATTATTTTTCATTAATCGGTTCCGAGGAATTCTGGACACGTGGGATCCTCTTTTTGTGGATGCTCTGGCGGAAAAAAATACCGTAATTCTTTTTGATTATCCGGGAATTGGAAATTCCGAAGGCGAGCTGCCTCTGAATATTTTTCAAGTTGCAGAAACCGTTCCCGCACTTGCCGATTATCTGGGAATCGACAAATTCAATGTATTGGGCTGGTCTTATGGCGGATTGGTAACCCAAACGGTAATGTTTCAGAATCCGGAACGGGTATTGAAAACTGTTTTAATAGGAACTAATCCTCCGGGAGAAAATAAAATCGCAATAGAACCCGTTTTTTACGAGCATGCTTTGAAACCTGAAAACAATCTGGAAGACGAATACTATCTTTTCTTCGAACCGGCTTCGGAAAAAAGCAGAAAGGCAGCTAAAGAATCACACGACAGAATTGCGCAGCGGCTTAACAGAGCATTGATTCCTTCTACAACGGAACTTTTCCAAAGGTACTTTGCAGGTTCCGGATCTTTTAAAGAAGACCAGCTGAATTTCCGCGAAGGATACAAAACTTTAAAAACGCCGGTTCTGGTGATTTCGGGAGACCATGACATTAGTTTTGCCACTGAAAATTGGTTTCCATTAATGAAAAATGCACCTACAATGCAGCATATCATTTTAAATGATGCCGGACACGGACCGCAACATCAGTATCCTGAAATTACGGCGGATTACATCAATCTTTTCCTGCATAAATAG
- a CDS encoding SDR family NAD(P)-dependent oxidoreductase, whose protein sequence is MQKTIFITGASKGFGKLWAEALLKRGDRVAASARNISALDDLKTQYGDQILPLQLDVNNRTEVFEVVGKIEEYFGKIDVLINNAGFGLFGTTEETSEQQAREQMETNFFGSLWVAQAVLPVMRKQKSGHIIQVSSFLGLTTLPLLGLYNASKFAVEGLIETIGSETAHLGIKTTLIEPNGFATDWAGSSAVQTSSEITDYNPVRAAFTESGDNPETWGKPEATVQPILDIIDNGNPPKRVLFGKIAYHVVSEVYKKRLEDIENWKEVSIAAHGH, encoded by the coding sequence ATGCAAAAAACAATTTTTATTACAGGAGCATCAAAAGGATTTGGAAAACTATGGGCAGAAGCACTTTTGAAAAGAGGAGACAGAGTGGCAGCTTCAGCAAGAAATATTTCGGCTTTGGATGATTTGAAAACACAATACGGCGATCAGATTTTACCATTGCAGCTGGATGTCAATAATAGAACAGAAGTGTTTGAAGTTGTCGGAAAAATAGAGGAATATTTCGGAAAAATTGATGTTTTAATTAACAATGCAGGCTTCGGATTATTCGGAACCACTGAAGAAACTTCGGAACAACAGGCAAGAGAACAGATGGAAACCAATTTCTTCGGCTCTCTTTGGGTGGCGCAGGCTGTTTTACCAGTGATGAGAAAACAAAAAAGCGGGCATATTATTCAGGTTTCCAGCTTTTTAGGATTGACGACTTTGCCATTGCTAGGCTTGTACAATGCTTCAAAGTTTGCTGTGGAGGGGCTTATAGAAACCATAGGAAGCGAAACGGCACATCTGGGAATTAAAACAACTTTAATTGAGCCAAATGGTTTTGCAACAGATTGGGCAGGATCTTCGGCGGTTCAGACTTCTTCGGAAATTACAGATTATAATCCGGTGCGTGCTGCGTTTACGGAGTCCGGCGACAATCCTGAAACCTGGGGAAAACCGGAAGCTACCGTTCAGCCAATTTTGGATATTATCGACAATGGGAATCCTCCAAAAAGAGTATTATTCGGTAAAATTGCCTATCATGTTGTAAGCGAAGTGTATAAAAAACGTCTGGAAGATATTGAAAACTGGAAAGAAGTAAGCATTGCAGCACACGGACATTAA